In one Asterias amurensis chromosome 9, ASM3211899v1 genomic region, the following are encoded:
- the LOC139941971 gene encoding uncharacterized protein, whose product MMTEPVPTIIWAVPRSRSNALTKSLSGIQNSKIFHELYTNAFYFGPDNRVGPAPPKLSTEATSEVDRKIVDGGCVFPSSVTSYDWVKNTLARDYPGKVVISKEMPFCLDYKYDSLPKGYRHVFLIRHPRDVFLSWKRVDYEISQAQSNQAPVPFKDYQLDNAETISYTTVFKQSYELYQYLKENHLDENPAIIDGDDLMNDPAGMLEALCIKLGLPYSDHLLTWDKGISDTWTISDKFKPLIENIPAFESFRDSTGFKRRSPGKGASSGDAEITADMQRCIDPNMPFYLKMYEQRLKVEHA is encoded by the coding sequence ATGATGACTGAGCCAGTACCGACAATTATCTGGGCTGTCCCTAGATCACGCTCCAACGCCCTCACGAAGAGCCTGAGTGGGATCCAAAACTCTAAAATCTTTCATGAATTGTACACCAACGCTTTCTACTTTGGACCAGATAACCGCGTCGGTCCGGCCCCGCCAAAACTGTCCACAGAAGCCACTTCTGAAGTAGACAGAAAAATTGTTGATGGAGGCTGCGTATTCCCGAGCTCAGTCACCTCATACGACTGGGTTAAAAACACCTTGGCTAGAGACTATCCAGGAAAAGTTGTCATCTCCAAAGAGATGCCTTTTTGTTTGGATTATAAGTATGACAGTCTTCCCAAGGGTTACCGTCACGTCTTCCTGATAAGACATCCACGAGACGTCTTTCTGTCTTGGAAGAGAGTAGATTACGAGATCTCTCAAGCACAGTCAAACCAAGCACCAGTGCCCTTCAAAGATTATCAATTGGACAACGCAGAAACAATATCATACACAACAGTCTTCAAGCAATCTTACGAGTTGTACCAGTACCTTAAGGAGAATCATTTGGATGAAAACCCCGCTATCATTGATGGGGACGACCTAATGAACGATCCAGCAGGGATGCTGGAAGCTTTATGCATTAAACTGGGACTTCCTTACTCTGATCATCTGCTCACTTGGGACAAAGGTATCAGTGATACGTGGACGATAAGCGATAAATTTAAGCCACTAATTGAAAACATTCCAGCCTTTGAAAGCTTTCGTGATAGCACAGGCTTCAAGAGGCGCTCACCTGGCAAGGGAGCAAGTTCTGGTGATGCCGAAATCACTGCAGATATGCAGCGCTGCATTGATCCCAACATGCCATTTTATCTGAAGATGTATGAGCAACGTCTTAAGGTTGAGCATGCTTGA
- the LOC139941748 gene encoding uncharacterized protein, whose product MMTEPVPTIIWAVPRSRSNALTKSLSGIPNSKIFHELYTNAFYFGPDSRVSPASNLSSEATSEVDKKINEGGCIFPTSVTSYDWVKNTLARDYPGKSVISKEISFCLDYKYDSLPKGYRHVFLIRHPRDVFLSWKRMDYEISQAQSNQAPVPFKDYQLDNAETISYTTVFKQSYELYQYLKENHLDENPAIIDGDDLMNDPAGMLEALCIKLGLPYSDHLLTWDKGISGTWTIGDKLKLLIENFPAFESFRDSTGFKRRSPGKRVRSGDADITADIQRCIDPNMPFYLKMYEQRLRVEHA is encoded by the coding sequence ATGATGACTGAGCCAGTACCGACAATTATCTGGGCTGTCCCTAGATCACGCTCCAACGCCCTCACGAAGAGCCTGAGTGGGATCCCAAACTCTAAAATCTTTCATGAATTGTACACCAATGCTTTCTATTTTGGACCAGACTCACGCGTCAGTCCGGCGTCAAACCTGTCCTCAGAAGCCACTTCTGAAGTggacaaaaaaattaatgaaggAGGCTGCATATTCCCGACCTCAGTCACCTCATACGACTGGGTTAAAAACACCTTGGCTAGAGACTATCCCGGAAAAAGTGTCATCTCCAAAGAGATAAGTTTTTGTTTGGATTATAAGTATGACAGTCTTCCCAAGGGTTACCGTCACGTCTTCCTGATAAGACATCCACGAGACGTCTTTCTGTCTTGGAAGAGAATGGATTACGAGATCTCCCAAGCACAGTCAAACCAAGCACCAGTGCCCTTCAAAGATTATCAATTGGacaatgcagaaacaatatcaTACACAACAGTCTTCAAGCAATCTTACGAGTTGTACCAGTACCTTAAGGAGAATCATTTGGATGAAAACCCCGCTATCATTGATGGGGACGACCTAATGAACGATCCAGCAGGGATGCTGGAAGCTTTATGCATTAAACTGGGACTTCCTTACTCTGATCATCTGCTCACTTGGGACAAAGGTATCAGTGGTACTTGGACAATAGGCGATAAATTAAAGCTATTAATTGAAAACTTTCCAGCCTTTGAAAGCTTTCGTGATAGCACAGGCTTCAAGAGGCGCTCACCTGGAAAGAGAGTGAGGTCTGGTGATGCCGACATCACTGCAGATATCCAGCGCTGCATTGATCCCAACATGCCATTTTATCTGAAGATGTATGAGCAACGTCTTAGGGTTGAGCATGCTTGA